The Psilocybe cubensis strain MGC-MH-2018 chromosome 7, whole genome shotgun sequence genome has a window encoding:
- a CDS encoding Trimethylguanosine synthase produces MGKNKRKGGLTGVSRFLFQSMKADEGSEGSQALEKAKESTAEKADDHPAKKRKMNDGSSYAENVDDTKTRWVEKYDATGLVPHYTEASQVPQHLQKYFSQRERFFSLYSTAPGCLLDEEGWYSVTPELLADQIAERCRCDTILDAFCGVGGNAIAFAKTCQRVVALDTSPTRLALARHNAQIYGVADRIEFVLTDYISFVRSQMTLPSHSNPESDDHQERRKFDVVFLSPPWGGPSYLSGSTDDVSALDNDKDIASSQAPEHPSYSLSSIRPIHGTELFDLTRKITKNVAYYLPRNTRLEEISELLSQERKRSSGQSLKQKNNPAVQSAPPVEEKVEVEEEWMGNKLKALTCYFGGLVSGQEGMF; encoded by the exons ATGGGAAAAAACAAGCGGAAAGGAGGGCTCACTGGTGTGTCCAGATTCCTTTTCCAGTCGATGAAAGCAGATGAAGGCAGTGAGGGCTCTCAAGCTCTGGAGAAAGCGAAGGAGAGTACCGCCGAGAAGGCAGACGATCATCCTgcgaaaaagaggaaaatgaATGATGGGTCATCATATGCGGAAAATGTCGACGATACCAAGACTCGCTGGGTCGAGAAGTACGACGCGACAGGTCTCGTACCACATTATACTGAGGCATCCCAAGTCCCCCAACATCTTCAAAAAT ATTTCTCGCAAAGAGAGCGTTTTTTCTCGTTATATTCAACCGCCCCTGGCTGCTtgcttgatgaagaaggcTGGTATAGTGTCACGCCAGAGCTATTGGCGGATCAGATTGCGGAAAGATGTAGATGCGATACAATACTAGATGCATTCTGTGGGGTAGGAGGAAACGCTATTGCTTTTGCAAAAACGTGCCAAAGGG TTGTTGCTCTCGACACGTCGCCGACCCGTTTGGCTCTAGCAAGACACAACGCCCAAATCTATGGTGTCGCTGATCGGATCGAATTCGTTCTAACAGACTACATCTCCTTTGTCAGATCGCAGATGACTCTCCCGTCTCATTCTAATCCAGAAAGCGATGACCATCAGGAACGCCGAAAATTTGACGTTGTCTTTCTGAGCCCCCCATGGGGCGGTCCATCGTACCTTTCTGGATCGACGGACGATGTCTCTGCTCTGGATAATGACAAAGATATCGCTTCTTCACAGGCTCCCGAACACCCATCctattctctttcttctatCCGACCTATACACGGGACTGAACTGTTCGATCTCACAAGAAAAATCACGAAAAATGTCGCTTATTACCTACCCAGAAATACGCGTCTAGAGGAAATCAGTGAATTGCTTTCGCAGGAGAGGAAACGATCATCTGGTCAATCACTCAAGCAAAAAAATAACCCAGCTGTGCAGTCGGCGCCGCCTGTGGAAGAGAAAGTGGAAGTTGAGGAGGAATGGATGGGCAATAAGCTGAAAGCGTTGACTTGCTATTTTGGAGGGTTGGTTTCTGGTCAGGAAGGTATGTTCTGA
- a CDS encoding FAD-dependent monooxygenase str9: MASRAKFRVAICGAGIGGLTTAVALSRYPDIEVQIYEAAEKLAEIGAGIGLWGRSWEIIRKLGLDEDLACCTETKPSQDPTPSFRYRKSDKPEGLEFYTLVTKGKILTFHRPDFQNVLLKHIPSSYRIHCSKRLRSYTQRQGGPITLLFEDGTRASCDVLLGADGLKSAVRRSLLGEKALWAQSQNRWSEAADITAMIEPVWSGTNAYRALIPADRLKLRKPDHRVFTQPTQYLGKNGYIIAYPISHGKMINFVAFKSQHDMEGSKFNGPWVCVTDKAEFASWYRDWEPEVQALVDCVDKPLRWAIHVVKPLGSYVSGNVAILGDAAHAATPHQGSGAGQAIEDAFILATLLGHPLTTRETLTRALGIYDHVRRPFAHKVYQKSRLNGQYFTLNTPEIDFNSVPDHELLAKLRILGQVFTKNWEWAWTTSLGSSVQEALRLLESS; the protein is encoded by the exons ATGGCGTCGAGAGCAAAATTTAGGGTTGCGATTTG CGGTGCAGGAATTGGTGGATTGACTACTGCAG TTGCATTATCACGATATCCGGATATTGAAGTTCAAATTTACGAAGCCGCTGAGAAACTAGCAGAAATAGGCGCTGGCATTGGGCTTTGGGGTC GATCTTGGGAAATCATCCGAAAACTTGGCTTAGATGAGGACCTGGCTTGCTGCACAGAGACGAAGCCTTCTCAGGATCCCA CTCCATCTTTTAGATATCGCAAAAGTGACAAACCAGAGGGCCTGGAATTCTACACACTTGTCACAAAAG GAAAAATTCTGACGTTTCACCGACCCGATTTTCAGAATGTTCTTCTCAAGCATATCCCGTCATCGTATCGGATCCACTGCAGCAAACGACTTCGTTCATATACTCAGCGACAAGGCGGCCCAATTACTCTTCTCTTCGAAGATGGAACGCGGGCCTCTTGCGACGTGCTCCTTGGTGCGGACGGACTAAAGTCCGCGGTAAGGAGGTCTTTGCTGGGGGAAAAGGCCCTATGGGCCCAATCACAAAACAGATGGTCCGAGGCCGCTGATATAACGGCCATGATTGAACCTGTCTGGAGCGGTACAAATGCGTATCGTGCTCTCATACCAGCTGATCGATTGAAGTTGCGGAAACCCGACCATCGAGTCTTCACACAACCCACTCAG TACTTGGGAAAGAATGGA TATATCATAGCCTATCCTATATCCCATGGGAAGATGATCAACTTTGTCGCATTCAAATCACAACATGACATGGAAGGCTCAAAGTTCAACGGGCCATGGGTTTGCGTTACCGACAAGGCGGAGTTTGCATCATGGTATCGAGATTGGGAACCCGAGGTTCAGGCGCTCGTGGAT TGCGTCGATAAACCATTACGCTGGGCTATACACGTCGTTAAGCCTCTGGGTTCGTACGTGTCTGGAAATGTAGCGATCCTTGGCGATGCT GCTCATGCCGCGACTCCGCATCAAGGGTCTGGTGCAGGGCAAGCTATTGAG GATGCATTTATTCTAGCAACTCTCTTAGGACATCCTCTTACAACCCGAGAAACACTTACAAGAGCCCTCGGAATCTATGATCACGTTCGCAGGCCATTTGCGCACAAGGTGTACCAAAAGTCAAGACTGAATGGCCAATATTTTACTCTAAATACACCGGAGATCGACTTTAACTCGGTACCTGATCATGAATTACTAGCGAAGCTCAGGATCCTCGGACAGGTTTTCACGAAGAACTGGGAGTGGGCTTGGACTACGTCATTAGGATCCTCCGTACAAGAGGCGTTACGGCTATTGGAATCTTCATGA
- a CDS encoding Nucleoporin nup40 yields MPSSPSFSVAGMSASTSSHHSPNLNTWGSSSTGSALSPGFGDSLSQSRSHYQSGYLMSASQSNDAPQENQRVNEVPVVQTKAKMNHILSRGTAPDFGMDSMFQSSRQRQPLADEDAPPTSSINDIPNEINLDSSPGRFQTRQTGNERPNFSSSRRQNTAPAPSASQTVPPLFVIVFGYPPDKYSLTVEYFRSLGETIDVDTSKDITNCFKIGYADPADAVRAVRKNGEVLNGTWMVGAKWADAAQAEAILGQPIARSPFGASISYNQTPESSSNNSNAMAVDEPYSPSHNANTSTPSVGTPIKLAPSMAAFRKAPGVSGTSSKPATPQHATWGSGLLSTSISTPGQKSTGSVQPSPSKGVIGQMSDLIFGW; encoded by the exons ATGCCCAGTTCACCTTCATTTTCAGTGGCAGGAATGTCAGCATCGACGTCTTCGCACCACTCACCCAATCTCAATACATGGGGAAGTTCAAGTACAGGAAGTGCACTGTCCCCAGGTTTCGGTGACTCATTATCGCAATCAAGGAGCCACTACCAGTCTGGGTATCTTATG TCCGCTTCTCAAAGCAAC GATGCCCCGCAAGAAAATCAACGCGTGAACGAAGTTCCTGTTGTCCAGACAAAGGCGAAGATGAACCACATACTCTCCAGAGGGACTGCTCCTGATTTTGGAATGGACTCGATGTTCCAAAGTTCCAG ACAAAGACAGCCTCTAGCAGACGAAGATGCTCCTCCTACTAGCTCGATCAATGATATTCCTAACGAAATTAATCTCGATTCTAGCCCTGGCCGCTTCCAGACAAGG CAAACTGGCAATGAAAGACCCaacttctcttcttctcgcCGCCAAAATACCGCGCCTGCTCCCAGCGCGAGCCAAACAGTTCCGCCTCTATTTGTCATTGTGTTTGGGTATCCCCCAGACAAATACAGCCTTACCGTCGAATATTTCAGATCACTTGGGGAGACTATCGATGTGGACACAAGCAAAGATATTACCAACTGTTTCAAGATAGGATATGCTGATCCAGCCGATGCCGTGCGTGCTGTACGAAAGAACGGAGAAGTGCTCAATGGTACCTGGATGGTCGGCGCAAAGTGGGCC GATGCGGCACAGGCAGAGGCCATTCTGGGACAACCAATCGCTCGATCGCCGTTTGGTGCATCTATCTCTTATAATCAAACCCCCGAATCTTCTTCCAACAATTCCAACGCAATGGCCGTCGATGAACCCTACTCTCCATCCCACAATGCAAACACTAGTACACCATCAGTCGGAACACCAATTAAACTCGCACCTTCCATGGCGGCGTTCCGAAAGGCCCCAGGTGTGTCGGGAACTTCTTCTAAGCCTGCTACTCCGCAACACGCAACATGGGGGTCAGGTCTACTTTCTACATCAATTAGCACTCCTGGACAAAAATCTACTGGAAGCGTCCAACCTTCGCCTAGTAAAGGTGTTATTGGCCAAATGTCCGATTTGATATTTGGTTGGTAA
- a CDS encoding Nucleolar protein 8: MDAPITKRLIVSGLTPAISAEDISRRLTTFGTVKAADGFGLPDGVGQPRKFGYVTLETTVGKLSKCMNLLSGSTWKGAKLRFGEAKPDFAERIALENRKAAEEPPKKKRVKRNVGVYGEDMSLVTSQNAAQKSGWKVSSLGRITTPVKMRPSHPLIEPVEVKKPKKTKTDDKGLKKKKRIKDPDSRARRKTIDMTKYGSTHLKGMWLDLEVSGSSRKSPPREFELSSSSSSSRSSESDDEPAAIIPSPSPSLAVPEIVAGPSTVQQSIAPIFPVPVQAPQETVDISQEKSQTLNLLNSLFGQDDDDWIGQESVGSDIDADELVKGDKMLVDDDRVDFEIVPKNAPLKATQHIESDEEEDEDEDARMDIDRKEPEKAVSPPKQPTLKDLFAPREDEGGFSLLGHLDLDIELDEDAPFLAEDPIAQQSHTHETYAPSIPVSQPYQQSQNIQAPLSLNPRQALFFPLSLSEPASVRARQRDVYDIAKDNGWNWRDPAVGFYRTGTEEDIKKRWEESKGDLTRDWKRRSREAGKVNRRKRGGVDDAEL, translated from the exons ATGGATGCACCTATTACCAAAAGGCTTATTGTATCAGGTCTTACTCCAGCAATTTCCGCCGAGGATATATCGCGACGATTGACAACTTTTGGAACGGTGAAAGCTGCAGATGGTTTCGGTCTCCCAGATGGTGTTGGACAACCTAGGAAGTTTGGGTATGTGACTTTGGAAACTACAGTTGGGAAATTATCAAAAT GCATGAACCTACTAAGCGGTTCTACTTGGAAAGGTGCTAAACTTCGATTTGGGGAAGCGAAGCCAGACTTTGCAGAGAG AATCGCCCTGGAGAACCGAAAGGCTGCAGAAGAACCTCCCAAGAAGAAACGAGTAAAGCGGAATGTTGGCGTGTATGGCGAAGACATGTCTCTTGTAACTTCCCAAAATGCTGCACAAAAATCAGGCTGGAAAGTCTCGTCTCTCGGTCGGATAACGACTCCAGTCAAAATGCGTCCCTCTCATCCATTGATCGAACCTGTGGAAGtgaagaaaccaaaaaaaacaaagacgGACGACAAAGGtctaaagaaaaaaaagcgcATCAAAGATCCCGACTCCAGAGCACGACGAAAAACCATTGATATGACAAAGTACGGCAGTACGCATTTAAAGGGCATGTGGCTAGACTTGGAGGTCTCAGGTTCCTCCAGAAAATCTCCTCCGAGGGAATTCGAGcttagcagcagcagcagcagcagcagaagtAGCGAAAGTGACGACGAACCAGCTGCTATCATTCCATCACCTTCTCCATCTCTTGCTGTTCCTGAAATTGTCGCTGGGCCTTCGACCGTTCAGCAGTCAATAGCACCCATCTTTCCCGTTCCCGTTCAAGCACCTCAAGAAACTGTTGATATTTCCCAGGAAAAGAGTCAGACACTGAATCTTCTCAATTCTTTGTTTGGccaggatgatgatgattggaTCGGCCAAGAGAGCGTGGGCTCCGACATAGATGCTGATGAGTTAGTGAAAGGTGACAAAATGCTCGTGGACGATGACCGCGTTGATTTCGAGATTGTGCCGAAAAACGCGCCTCTTAAGGCAACTCAACATATCGAAAgtgacgaggaggaggatgaagatgaagatgcaaGAATGGACATAGATCGAAAGGAGCCTGAAAAAGCCGTCAGTCCTCCAAAACAACCTACTTTAAAGGATCTTTTCGCGCCTAGGGAAGACGAAG GTGGATTTTCACTACTCGGGCATCTGGATCTCGACATCGAGTTAGACGAAGATGCACCTTTTCTCGCCGAGGATCCCATTGCTCAGCAATCACATACCCACGAAACATACGCTCCATCGATACCAGTGTCCCAGCCATACCAACAAAGCCAAAACATCCAAGCTCCACTTTCCCTCAACCCACGACAAGCTCTCTTCTTCCCTTTGTCATTATCTGAGCCTGCAAGTGTCAGGGCACGGCAAAGAGATGTATACGACATCGCGAAAGACAATGGTTGGAACTGGCGTGACCCAGCTGTCGGTTTCTATCGCACTGGTACGGAAGAGGATATCAAGAAGCGATGGGAGGAGAGCAAGGGCGATTTGACGAGGGATTGGAAGAGGAGGTCCAGGGAGGCTGGCAAGGTCAataggaggaagaggggagGCGTTGACGATGCTGAGctttga
- a CDS encoding Efflux pump radE, which yields MSTEETPLLSVLAGNPSCQTSTIDVYSRFSTRRKKVVIGLVSWCGLIPFFVNGTFTPSVPQIASDLNTTGSVVNYAISVSWIAASLGGLIGGAYSTFYGRRIIYNYSLPLVALGSMGVAISQNIPMLLCWRFLQALGASPSQVLGAGVIGDIYKLEERGGAMAIFFATILVGPSLAPVAGGWVAFYYSWRIMQASLGVLAILSYFVMFVFFPETSHPGSRGIDKARSQCFNQSGRDIGFVFLNPLRLMLLLRSPILLSISVILSASVMTVFVMLVPLVYTVGERYNISSEALVGLCFLPTGLGNMAGAIVVGRISDYTVVQWRRKRAGVWYPEDRLRVAIVPAATLVPISLIAFGLTVRFIDGTLGLTICLFCLFLNGLGVQMTFGPCAAYLVDIMQSRSAEALAANSGLRSFIVAGGIAIVLPMINCFGIVVTNSVFALVAWLTLILLCVVINYGDRLRAWVDVGFVSVDDN from the exons ATGAGCACTGAGGAAACACCCCTTCTATCGGTACTGGCAGGCAATCCGAGTTGTCAGACATCTACCATTGACGTATACTCGCGTTTTTCTACAAGGAGGAAGAAAGTCGTCATTGGATTGGTTTCGTGGTGTGGTCTGATACCAT TCTTTGTAAACGGGACATTCACCCCCTCTGTCCCTCAAATTGCGAGCGATCTTAATACTACCGGATCCGTCGTAAA TTACGCGATAAGTGTCTCGTGGATTGCAGCATCTCTTGGCGGATTGATTGGGGGTGCCTACTCGACATTCT ATGGAAGAAGAATCATTTATAACTACTCCCTTCCCTTGGTAGCCTTGGGTTCTATGGGTGTGGCGATATCACAGAACATACCTATGCTCTTATGTTGGCGCTTCCTACAGGCTCTCGGTGCGTCACCAAGTCAAGTTCTAGGAGCCGGCGTAATTGGAGACATATACAAACTGGAGGAACGAGGAGGTGCTATGGCTATCTTTTTTGCA ACCATTCTCGTCGGGCCATCTCTAGCTCCAGTTGCAGGAG GCTGGGTCGCCTTTTACTACTCCTGGAGAATTATGCAAGCATCCCTGGGAGTCCTCGCCATCCTTTCATATTTTGTGATGTTCGTCTTCTTCCCAGAAACGAGTCACCCTGGTAGTCGTGGAATCGACAAGGCACGATCCCAATGCTTCAATCAATCTGGAAGGGACATCGGATTTGTTTTCCTCAATCCACTGCGATTGATGTTGCTATTACGCAGTCCAATCTTATTGTCAATC TCTGTTATTCTCTCAGCTTCCGTTATGACAGTCTTTG TTATGTTGGTCCCTCTGGTTTATACTGTC GGTGAACGTTACAACATTTCGAGTGAAGCATTAGTTGGATTGTGTTTCTTGCCTACTGGCTTGGGGAACATGG CTGGAGCTATTGTAGTAGGAAGAATTTCCGACTACACGGTAGTTCAATGGCGTAGGAAGCGTGCTGGTGTTTGGTATCCGGAGGATCGGCTACGAGTAGCCATTGTTCCCGCTGCTACTCTTGTGCCAATCTCACTTATCGCATTTGGCCTGACTGTACGCTTTATCGATGGAACGCTAGGTTTGacaatatgtcttttttGCCTCTTTCTCAACGGCCTAGGTGTAC AAATGACATTTGGCCCATGTGCCGCTTATCTTGTGGACATTATGCAATCCAGAAGTGCGGAAGCTCTGGCTGCCAATAG CGGCCTTCGATCTTTCATAGTTGCAGGAGGGATTGCTATCGTCCTTCCGATGATCAACTGCTTTGGCATAGTTGTTACTAACAGTGTATTTGCATTGGTTGCTTGGTTGACGCTCAT ATTACTGTGCGTTGTCATAAACTATGGGGATCGCTTGAGGGCATGGGTCGATGTTGGTTTTGTATCTGTCGACGATAATTGA
- a CDS encoding E3 ubiquitin-protein ligase RNF114, which translates to MPSCRICLEALKKPVSLPCGHIFCSDCIVKTVQAVKPYTHLHPCPICRSFYNIAPLNFNIVPPNLRPFVTPSIRRLYIDDPPSQQASTDAKDTSENPDIKESSPSDVKEPSPPVVKEPPAMSASALELARLRAENQALRNNCSMWRKRAEMHGTANLGLLNFARMVRDQASMLVRERDELKRHCHALKRKMQDVELSQYPELAPIGPFLQLTTDAREHQSRSGSPDPDSVLFAPHPIQVFDEHPEVMPAQQFTSHHQPEAFSGSSSSTDADISRPRKRMKPDTPSPSLDEMALSEVGDVLSRIAALTSTASRPS; encoded by the exons ATGCCTTCATGTCGAATTTGTCTCGAGGCGCTGAAAAAGCCTGTGTCTCTTCCTTGTG GCCATATTTTCTGCAGTGACTGTATCGTTAAAACCGTCCAGGCGGTAAAGCCATACACTCATCTCCACCCCTGCCCAATATGTCGCTCTTTCTACAACATAG CACCTCTAAACTTCAATATTGTCCCGCCTAACCTGCGGCCTTTCGTGACACCCAGTATCCGCAGGCTCTACATCGATGATCCTCCCTCACAGCAGGCGTCCACAGACGCCAAGGATACTTCAGAAAATCCCGACATCAAGGAGTCCTCTCCTTCCGATGTCAAAGAACCTTCTCCCCCGGTGGTCAAAGAACCACCTGCGATGTCTGCCTCCGCCCTTGAGCTTGCGCGGCTCCGTGCGGAGAACCAGGCACTGCGGAACAACTGCTCCATGTGGCGGAAGCGAGCAGAGATGCACGGAACCGCAAACCTGGGCTTACTCAACTTTGCGCGGATGGTGCGCGACCAAGCTTCTATGCTGGTGCGCGAGCGCGACGAGCTCAAACGACACTGCCATGCTCTCAAACGCAAAATGCAAGATGTCGA ATTAAGCCAATATCCTGAACTGGCCCCTATAGGACCTTTCCTACAGCTCACTACGGACGCCCGCGAGCACCAAAGCCGCTCTGGATCCCCGGATCCAGACTCCGTGCTCTTTGCTCCACATCCAATTCAAGTCTTCGACGAGCATCCAGAAGTGATGCCTGCCCAACAATTCACTAGTCACCATCAACCCGAAGCGTTCTCAGGGTCTTCGTCTTCTACGGATGCAGACATCTCGCGACCGAGGAAGAGAATGAAGCCCGATactccctctccctcattGGATGAGATGGCTCTGTCTGAGGTCGGCGACGTACTCTCACGAATCGCCGCGCTGACATCGACTGCCAGCCGTCCTTCGTAA